The segment ACGTGCTGGGGACGCTGCTGCTGCCGACCTTCAAGCTGCTCTTCGTGTTCGTCGTCTTCGTCCTCATGCTGCTGGTGCGGCCGGAGGGACTGGTCGGGGAGCCGCAGTGATGGGCTTCGTCGTCGGTGCCGCCGCGGGCCGCCGTCCGGCCCCGCAGACCTGGATGGTCCTCGGTGCGGGCGTCCTGGTCATCGTCCTGCCCTTCGTCCTGCGCGACACCTTCTTGCTCAATGCTTTCTTCCTGGTCTTCCTCTTCGGCGCCATGGCGCAGGCCTGGAACCTGATCGGCGGCTACGCAGGGCAGATCTCCTTCGGCCATGCGGTGTTTTTCGGGCTGGGCGCCTATGCCGGCGCGGTGTTGCTGAGCCGATATGGCCTCAGCCCCTGGCTGAGCCTCTGGGTCGGCGCCGCCGTTTCCGTGCTGGTCTCGCTCCTGATCGGCTTCCCCACCCTTCGGCTGCGGCGGCACTTCTTCGCGCTGGCCACGCTGGCCCTGGGCGAGATCATGCGCATTCTGTTTCTGAACTGGCCGTACGTCGGCGCGGCGATCGGCCTTTATCTCCCGCTGGAATACCGAAATCGCTTCGCCTATCTCATGTGGGACAGCAAGGTGCCCTACTACTTCACGGCGCTGGCGCTGCTGGTCCTGGCCACGGGCGTGACGGCGGTGGTGGACCGTCACCGCGCCGGCATCTACCTTCGCGCGCTCAACCAGGACGAGGACGCCGCCGGAATGCTGGGCATTCCGATCCGGCGGTACAAGCTCTACGCCATGGCGCTGTCCGCGGCGCTGACCTCGTTGTGCGGGACCGTCTACGCCCTGTACGTGCTGTACATCGATCCCTACAACGTCATGGCCGGGCGGATCTCCCTGCTGATCGTGGTCATCGCCTTGATCGGCGGCCGGGCGACGGTGGCCGGACCGGTGCTGGGCGCCGTCTTCATCATCCTCCTCAGCGAATACACCCGCTCCTGGCTGGGCGGCGCAGGCGGTGGTGTGGACTTCATCCTCTTCGGCGCGCTGATCATGGCCGTTTCCATCCGGGAACCGCAGGGCCTGATGGGATTGCTGCGGCGACGGAGCCTGGGACCGGATACCGTCGCCGAGGACATCGCCCGCAGCGAGCAGCCGATCCGGCCGGCTGCCGTCGTGACGCGGCAGTCCCACGCAGACCAGCTGCCGTCCGCGCCGGGTGCCGCCCGGGAGGTCGTGCTGCGCGTGGTGGGACTGAGCAAGCGCTTCGGCGGGGTGCAGGCCGTCCGCGGCGTCACCCTGGAGGTCTACCGCGGCGAGATCTGCGGCCTGATCGGTCCCAACGGTGCCGGCAAGAGCACGCTGTTCGACTGCATCACCGGATTCCAGCGACCGGATCGGGGGGCCCTCTATCTGAATGGCCGCGCCCTGTCCTCCCCGACGCCGCACACGACGGCCTGGGCCGGGGCCGGACGGACGTTCCAGGGGCTGCGCGTCTTTGCGGACCTCACGGTCTGGGAGAATCTGATGTGCGGGCAGGAGCACCGCGGCGAGGGTCTGTGGAGAGCGACACTCCACGGTCACCCGCCCGCCGCCGAGGCTCGCGGTCGCACACTGCTCGAATCCTTCGGACTAGGGCCGCTTCGCGACCAGCCCGCCGGGGCGCTCTCCTACGGGCAGCAGAAACTGCTGTCGATTGCCATGGCGGTGCTGCGCGAGCCGGCCCTCGTGCTCCTCGACGAGCCCGTGGCCGGCGTCAACCCTGTGCTGGCCGAGGAGATCACGGAGCACATCCGCCGGCTCAACGCCCAGGGGGTCACCTTCCTGGTCATCGAGCACAACATGGAGGTGATCATGGCCCTGGCGCACCGGATCCTGTTCATGGCCGGCGGCGAGATCATTGCCCATGGTCCGCCCGGCGAGATTCAGCGGCACGAGAAGGTTCTGGAGCTGTACTACGGACGATGATGAGGGATCTTGGCGGCCCTTCCGCCCCGCCGCCCGACCCGGCGGCGCCGGCCGACCAGGCGCTGCTCACCCTGACCGGTGTGCACTCCGGCTATGACCGCCGAGAGATCATTCGCGGCGTCAGTCTGACCGTTCGGCCGGCGGAGATCGTGGCGATGATCGGTCCCAACGGCGCGGGCAAGTCCACCCTGCTGAAGACCATCTTCGGCTTCCTGCCGCCGTCGGCCGGTGAGATCCGCCTCGCCGGGGAACCGATCGGCGGCCGGACGCCCCCCGAAGTCCTGCGCCGCGGGATCTGCTACGTGATGCAGGGATACAGCATCCTTCCCAATCTCACCGTTGAGGAGAACCTCGAGTTGGGGGCGTACATCCGTACCGACCGTGGTGTGCGCGGGGATGTGGAGCGCCTGCTGGACCTGTTCCCGATCCTGCGGGAACGGCGGCGTCAGCGGGCGCGGGTCCTCTCGGGCGGCGAGCGGCGGATGCTGGAGATCGCCCGCGTGCTGCTCCTCGCTCCCCGCTTGGTGCTGCTCGACGAACCGACCATCGGGCTGGCCCCCAGCATCATCGACGAGGTCTACCGCATCGTCCAGGACCTGCGCCGTCGGGGCATCGCGCTGCTGATCGTCGAGCAGAACGCCCGCACGGCCCTGAGGCATGCCGATCGCGCGTATGTGCTGGAGCAGGGGCGCGTGCGGTTCGAGGGCAGCGGCGAGGAGATCCTCCACGACCCGGAGGTGCAGAGAGCGTATCTGGGGTCAGCGGGCGGAGTCTGACGGCGCGGTGATGGGCCCGCGGCCCTTCAGCCACGCTACACCTTCATGCGGGGATCCAGGGCATCACGCAGGCCGTCCCCGAGGAGGTTGAAGCCGAAGACCACCAAGGCCAGGGCCACCCCGGGGAAGACCGCCACCCACGGCGCCACCCGCAGGTAGACCCGGCCGCTGGCGAGCATCGCGCCCCACTCGGGGGTGGGCGGTTGCGCGCCCAGGCCGAGAAAACTCAGACCCGACGCCGTCAGGATGACGTCTGCAAAGCGCAGGCTGGAGAGGACAATGACCGGGGTCAGGGCGTTGGGGAGGATGTGCCGCCACAGGATGCGCAGGTCAGAGGCGCCCAGAGCCCGCGCCGCCTCGACGAACTCCTGGGTGCGCAGGGTCAGCACGGAGCCGCGCACCACCCGCGCGTAGAGCGGAACCGAGTAGATCCCCACGGCCACCAGCACATTCTCCAGACCCGGGCCCAGGAAACTGGCGATGGCCAGGGCCAACAGCATGCCGGGGAAGGCCAGGAGGATATCGATGAGCCGCATCGTGACCTGGTCGGTCCGGCCCCCCAGGTATCCTCCCGCGGTGCCCATGCTGCCCCCGACCACCAGCCCGAACCCCATCCCGGCCAGGCCGATGACGGAGGAGATCCTGGCCCCGTGCACCACCCGGCTGAGGATGTCGCGGCCGAATTCATCGGTCCCCAAAAGATGAGGCCACCCGGGGGCGCGCAGCGCGCTGGCCAGGCTCTGCCGAAACGGGTCGAAGGGCACCAGTCGGTCCCCGATGATCGCCGTGGCCGTGAAAGCCAGCACAATGATCAGCCCCGCCATGGCCGCTCGGTTCCGGAGGAGACGCAGCCAGGCCAACGCCCACGGAGACCGAGGCCGCCGGGCGGGGAGGGCGGCGGGCGCGCTACCCATAGCGAATGCGCGGATCGATGAAGGCATAGGCCACATCCACGATCAGGTTGACCAGGGAGTAGGTCAGCGCGACCAGGAGGACGCCGCCCTGGACGATGGCATAGTCGCGCATCTCGATGGCGTCCACGATGAGCCGGCCGATGCCGGGCCAGGCGAAGACGGTCTCGGTCAGGACGGCGCCGGAGAGCAGACCGCCGAAATTCAACCCCACCACGGTCACCGTGGGGATGAGGGCGTTGCGCAAGGCGTGGGCCCAGACGACGAGACGCTCGCTCAGGCCTTTGGCCCGTGCCGTGCGGATATAGTCCTGGCGCAAGACCTCAAGCATGCTGGCCCGGGTAATCCGCGCCACCACCGCCGTCAGAGCCGTCCCCAGCGTGATGGCCGGCAGGATCACATGCGCCAGGCCGTCCTTCCCCGTCGCCGGGAGCCAGCCCAGGTACAGGGAGAACAACAGCATCAGCATCAGCCCGAGCCAGAACACGGGCATGGAGATCCCGACCAGCGCCACCGTCATGCTGGCGTAGTCCAGGAAGGTGTTCTGATGGGTGGCGGCCACGATCCCGACCGAGACCCCCAGCACCGTCATGATGAGCAGACTGGCCAGGGCCAGCTGCAGCGTGTTGGGGAAGCGGGCCGCCAGTTCGACGGTGACAGGACGGCGACTTCTGATGGATTCGCCCAGGTCCCCGCGGGCGACCCGGCTCAAGTATTGCAGGTACTGGACCGGGAGGGGGGCATCAAGCCCCCACTCCCGTCGCACCGCCTCCAGCTCGACCTGGGTAGCCTCGGGGCCGGCGATGAGGCGGGCCGGATCCCCCGGCACGGCCCGCATGAGCACAAAGACGACGGTCAGGACCCCCAGGAGAACCGGCGGCAGCAACAGCAGCCGGCGCGCTACATACCCGCCCACTTCGCCTCCCGCACCAGGACGATCTCGATGGGGAGGACCTGGACGCCGCCCAGGCCCCGCTTGATCCCCACGAGCTGGTACATGGTGTGGAGGAAGATCCAGGGCGCATCATCATAGAGCATCTCCTGCACCTGGCGGTAGATGGCGGCCCGGGCCTCCGGGTCGGCGGTGCTCATGCCCTGCTGCAGCAGGTCGTCCACTTTCGGGTTGCAGTAGCCGGTGTTGTTGTTGCCTGCCGGAGGGAGCATGGCACACATGAAGAGGGGCCGCAGACCCCAGTCGGCGTCCCCGGTGGACGGTGCCCAGCCCAGGAGGAAGAGTTCGTACCCTCCTTCCTTGGGTCCGCGGTCCAGGGTCCGCAGGTAGGCGCCCCACTCCCAGCGGCGAAACTCCACGCGCAGCCCCACCGCGCTCAGGTATCCCTGCACGGCCTCCGCTGCGGCCCGGTCCATGAAATAGCGCCCTTCCGGGGACCACAGACGGACCGCAGTGCCTTCGGCCACCCCGGCTTCTCGCAAGAGGGCCCGGGCCTTGCCCGTGTCGTAGGGATAGGTCCCGACCTTGGCGTACCCCCAGTTCCCCGGAGCGAGCGGGGAGTCGGCAACCTTCCCGAAACCGCGCAGGATGGTGTTGACGATGGCCCGCTTGTCCACGGCGTAGTTGAGGGCCTTCCGCACGCGGACGTCGGTGAAGGGCCGGGCGGTGACGTTGAAGCCGATGTAGATGATCCGGTTACTGGGTCTGCGGATGAGGACAAGCCGTCGGTTTTTGGCCAGCCGTTCGACTTCCAGGGCCGGCACATTCACGGCCACGTCGGCCTCGCCGCTCTCCAGCATGACCACCCGGGAGGCGTCCTCCCGGACGAAACGGAAGACGAGCCGTTCCACGGCCGGCCGGGGACCCCAGAACCGGTCGTAGCGGGCCAGGACGATGCGATCGCCGGGGATCCATTCGACGAAGCGGAAGGGCCCCGTGCCCACCGGATTGAGTCCGATCTTGTCTCCATAGCGGCGCAGGGCCACAGGGCTGACGATTCCTCCGGCGCCGTGGGCCAGGTGCGCCAGGAGTGCTCCAAAGGGCTTGGGCGTCACGATGCGGACGGTGTAGGGATCGACGACCTCCACGGACTTGATGAAGGGCTGATAGAGACTGGTCCGACGGGTGGGCTTCGCCGGAGTGGTCACGCGGTCGAGGTTGACTTTGACCGCCGCAGCGTTGAACTCGGTCCCGTCGTGAAACCGAACCCCCCGTCGCAGGTAGAAGGTCCAGGTCAGGTTGTCGCCGGAGACCTCCCACCGCTCGGCGAGCGCCGGGACGATCCGCAGATGCTCGT is part of the Armatimonadota bacterium genome and harbors:
- a CDS encoding branched-chain amino acid ABC transporter ATP-binding protein/permease, with the translated sequence MGFVVGAAAGRRPAPQTWMVLGAGVLVIVLPFVLRDTFLLNAFFLVFLFGAMAQAWNLIGGYAGQISFGHAVFFGLGAYAGAVLLSRYGLSPWLSLWVGAAVSVLVSLLIGFPTLRLRRHFFALATLALGEIMRILFLNWPYVGAAIGLYLPLEYRNRFAYLMWDSKVPYYFTALALLVLATGVTAVVDRHRAGIYLRALNQDEDAAGMLGIPIRRYKLYAMALSAALTSLCGTVYALYVLYIDPYNVMAGRISLLIVVIALIGGRATVAGPVLGAVFIILLSEYTRSWLGGAGGGVDFILFGALIMAVSIREPQGLMGLLRRRSLGPDTVAEDIARSEQPIRPAAVVTRQSHADQLPSAPGAAREVVLRVVGLSKRFGGVQAVRGVTLEVYRGEICGLIGPNGAGKSTLFDCITGFQRPDRGALYLNGRALSSPTPHTTAWAGAGRTFQGLRVFADLTVWENLMCGQEHRGEGLWRATLHGHPPAAEARGRTLLESFGLGPLRDQPAGALSYGQQKLLSIAMAVLREPALVLLDEPVAGVNPVLAEEITEHIRRLNAQGVTFLVIEHNMEVIMALAHRILFMAGGEIIAHGPPGEIQRHEKVLELYYGR
- a CDS encoding ABC transporter ATP-binding protein — its product is MMRDLGGPSAPPPDPAAPADQALLTLTGVHSGYDRREIIRGVSLTVRPAEIVAMIGPNGAGKSTLLKTIFGFLPPSAGEIRLAGEPIGGRTPPEVLRRGICYVMQGYSILPNLTVEENLELGAYIRTDRGVRGDVERLLDLFPILRERRRQRARVLSGGERRMLEIARVLLLAPRLVLLDEPTIGLAPSIIDEVYRIVQDLRRRGIALLIVEQNARTALRHADRAYVLEQGRVRFEGSGEEILHDPEVQRAYLGSAGGV
- a CDS encoding ABC transporter permease; the encoded protein is MWPMPSSIRAFAMGSAPAALPARRPRSPWALAWLRLLRNRAAMAGLIIVLAFTATAIIGDRLVPFDPFRQSLASALRAPGWPHLLGTDEFGRDILSRVVHGARISSVIGLAGMGFGLVVGGSMGTAGGYLGGRTDQVTMRLIDILLAFPGMLLALAIASFLGPGLENVLVAVGIYSVPLYARVVRGSVLTLRTQEFVEAARALGASDLRILWRHILPNALTPVIVLSSLRFADVILTASGLSFLGLGAQPPTPEWGAMLASGRVYLRVAPWVAVFPGVALALVVFGFNLLGDGLRDALDPRMKV
- a CDS encoding ABC transporter permease, which gives rise to MGGYVARRLLLLPPVLLGVLTVVFVLMRAVPGDPARLIAGPEATQVELEAVRREWGLDAPLPVQYLQYLSRVARGDLGESIRSRRPVTVELAARFPNTLQLALASLLIMTVLGVSVGIVAATHQNTFLDYASMTVALVGISMPVFWLGLMLMLLFSLYLGWLPATGKDGLAHVILPAITLGTALTAVVARITRASMLEVLRQDYIRTARAKGLSERLVVWAHALRNALIPTVTVVGLNFGGLLSGAVLTETVFAWPGIGRLIVDAIEMRDYAIVQGGVLLVALTYSLVNLIVDVAYAFIDPRIRYG
- a CDS encoding glutathione ABC transporter substrate-binding protein, with protein sequence MRRALAVAFLGLAMGLTVPAAPIAAQAPAQLVYALGAEPVTLDPPNQTDNPSETVVRHIHDNLVTFDEHLRIVPALAERWEVSGDNLTWTFYLRRGVRFHDGTEFNAAAVKVNLDRVTTPAKPTRRTSLYQPFIKSVEVVDPYTVRIVTPKPFGALLAHLAHGAGGIVSPVALRRYGDKIGLNPVGTGPFRFVEWIPGDRIVLARYDRFWGPRPAVERLVFRFVREDASRVVMLESGEADVAVNVPALEVERLAKNRRLVLIRRPSNRIIYIGFNVTARPFTDVRVRKALNYAVDKRAIVNTILRGFGKVADSPLAPGNWGYAKVGTYPYDTGKARALLREAGVAEGTAVRLWSPEGRYFMDRAAAEAVQGYLSAVGLRVEFRRWEWGAYLRTLDRGPKEGGYELFLLGWAPSTGDADWGLRPLFMCAMLPPAGNNNTGYCNPKVDDLLQQGMSTADPEARAAIYRQVQEMLYDDAPWIFLHTMYQLVGIKRGLGGVQVLPIEIVLVREAKWAGM